The sequence ACGGCGCCCGCCCCCCTCGTCACGGCGTCCGGCGCAGCCGTCCCGGTCGCCGCTCCCCGTCGTCGCCCGCGCCTGCGCACGGTCGCGGTGCGCCGGGGTGGGGGACGGCGCGGCGCCGACGTCGACCTGGTCCTGACGGGCACGACCCCCGGCACCGTCGTCCGCGCCGTGCTGCTGCGGCGCGGCCACGCGGTCGCGCGGGCGGCGGCGCCGGTGCGGCACGGCGACGCGGTCCGGCTGCGGCTGCGGGCCGGCCGGGCCCTGGGCCGCGGGCGCTACGAGCTCGCGCTCGTCGTCGTCGACCGCGAGGGCCGCATCACGCGATTCCGCCGACAGGAGCGACTGGCATGAGAGACCTGGCGACGTTGACGGTGGAGGACTTCGCGCCCACCGTCGGCGACCTCTACCGGGTGACCGCCGGCCCCGAGGGCCGGTACGCGGAGGCGCTCGAGGTGCGGCTGGCCGCCGCAGAAGGCCGCGGCACCGCGCCGGCGCCGCTGCGCGATCCGTTCGCGCTGCTGTTCGAGGGGCCGCCCGCGACGGTCCTCGCGCAGGGCACCTACCTGCTCGCCCACGCGACCCTCGGGGAGCTGACGATCTTCCTCGTCCCCGTCGGACGCACCGACGAGGCGACGCGGTACGAGGCGATCTTCGCCTGACCGCACCCGCGCCGGCCCGGTCCGCCCGCGCCCGTCAGGGGCGCGGCGGGAAGACGCCCTGCAGCGCGATGCAGAAGTTCAGCGTCAGGTACGGCGACAGGTTGTTGTGCGGCAGCGAGCCGCCGCTGATCGCCAGCGCCTGCGGCGCCATGGTCACGAGCGGCGTGGCGGCGGCCGGGGCGTAGGGCGTGCCCGGGGCGCCGCGCGCCAGCACCCGGTCGGGGGTGGGGCTCTGCAGCTCGGCGTCGTCGTCCGAGGCCCGCACCGTGTGGGTGTGCACGGGGATCTCGGACTCCAGCAGCGTCACGGCCTGCTCGCCGGCCTGCTCGCCGAGGTCCCGCAGCGACAGGCCCGGGCCCTGGCCCGCGTGCATCGCGGCCTGGCCCTGCAGGTTCGGCAGGGCGAAGGTCGACTTGCCGTTGCCGCCGTACGTGGTGCCCAGCAGCGAGAAGAGGGCGGTGTTCTGCGAGATCGGCAGGAGCTGCCCGGCGCACACCGCCCACCCCTTCGGGGCGAAGTTGAACGGGAAGACGCGGATCTCGGCGACGAAGGGATCGGCCATGGCGGACGGGAGGACGCGGTCCTCAGCGATCGACGGGGGCGCTCATGTCTGGGAGGGGAAGATGCCGTAGAGCGAGATGATGTAGCTCAGCGTCAGCGTCGGCATGACGTTGTCGTGCGGCTGCGATCCGCCGACGGGTCCGGCGGTCGCGGGCGGCAGGTCCGTCGTGGTGCCGTCGCGCAGGTACATCGTCACGTCCGGCGAGGCGCCGAGGACCGCGTTCTGCGGCGAGATCGCCACTCCCGGGCCCGTCGACGCGGTGAGCGCGTGGCTGTGCGACGGCAGCTGCGGCACCGTGAGCGTCACGTCCTCGACGCCCGCGGCCTCGCCGATCACGTAGCTCTGCAGCCCCGGCCCCTGACCCATGTGGAGCGGCACGCGCCCGCGCAGGTCCGGCAGCCCGAAGGTCTCCTGTCCGTCCCCGCCGTAGGTCGTGCCGATGAGCTGGAAGAGGACCTCGTTGTCGGCGATCTGCATGAGCTGGCCGTCGCAGAACGCCCAGCTGGCGGGGGCGAAGTTGCCGGCGAAGAGCCGGATCTCTCCGACGTAGGGCTGCGCGCACATGTCAGTTCGGGGAGGGGAAGATGCCCTGGAGCGCGATGCACCAGGTCAGGACGAGGTAGGGCTGGCGGTTCTCGTGGGCCTGGCCGCCGCCGGCGGAGGTGACCGACGCGGGGCTCAGCGCGGTGAGCGCGTCGGCCGGGCGGTAGACGTTGTTGGCGCCCGCCAGGAGGCCCGGGGCGGCCTGGGTGCCGCGGGCCGACGTGGCCGTGGCCGGGTGCGTGTGCTGCGGCATCTCGGCGACCGTCACCGTGTGGGCCTCCTCGCCGCCGCGCTGACCGAGGACGAAGTCGGTCGCCTGGCTCACGGGCGTGCGGCCGCGCAGGTCGGGGAGGGCGAAGTTCGTCTGCCCGTTGCCGCCGTACGTCGTCCCGAGCAGCGCGAACAGCGCCTGGTTCTGGTTGATCGGGAGCAGCTGCCCGTTGCAGAGCGCCCAGCCCTTCGGCGCGAAGTTGAAGCTCATGAGCCGCAGCTCGGAGAGGAAGGGCTCGGCCATCGCGGGACCGACCCTACACGGGCGGCGGACAGCCACCCACCATTTGTCCAATCGGCCGCCGAGCCGCCGTACGCCGCTTGGTGTACGGGCGTATCCGCTGTACGCTCGCCGCCGCAGCGGTGGCGGGCCCGTGCCCGATGCGCCGGGATCCTGCGTCCGCCCCATGCTCTCACCGTCCCGTTCCGCCCTCGCCGTCCTGGCGCTGGCCTCCACGCTCGTCGCGGCGCACCGCCCAGCGGACGCGTCGGCCGCGGTGACGGCCCGCGCGGCGTCGGCGAAGGCCGTCTCGGCGCTCGGCGTGCGCACGGGCCACGCCCCCGTCATCGTCTTCCGCCAGCCGCGGGTGGTCCCGGCCGGCACCGCGATCGGGCAGGCGGGCGAGGCGAGCGCCGCGCGGCGCGGACGCCGGCCCGGGGACGCCCGGCTGCGGCGCGCCGGCGTGACGGTGGCGAGCGCGCCGACGGTGGCGCGCACGGGCGGCGAGCCGGCCTGGCTGTTCTACGAGGACCGGGCGCCGTACCAGGCGTACCAGCACCGCGGGCGCGTCGTCCTGGTCGGGCAGCGCACCGGCCGCGTGACGGTGACGCGCACGCTGTCGTGGCCGCCGCTCGTCGCCGGGCGCCTGCCGGTCTTCCTCGACGGCTACCGCGCCTACCGCACCGCGCGCTACCGCGTCTTCCAGCGCTCGTGGCGCCTGCGCGGCGCGGCGCCCGCGGCCGGGGCCCGGTCCGCGGGCGGGCTCCTCGCGCGCCCGCTCGCGTCGGCGAGCGCGGCCCTGCGCGCCGTCTCCGGCGGCACCCCGGCGGCGCCGGGACGCGCCGACGCGACGCCGGCGTACGCGCCGAGCAAGCAGGCGGCCGACGCGCTCGCGGCCGAGGGCTCCTGCGCGATCCGCATCAGCGACACGCTCGGGTCCTTCTACGACGCCGGGCCCGTCGACCGCACCCGCGCGCAGCTCGGCATCGCGTTCGGCCGCCTGGCCGACCTGAACCCCGGCTTCCACACCTCGCGCTACCGCTCCGCCGACGGCCTGACGCCGCAGGCGTACGTCGCGCGGCAGATCCGGCGCGACGGCTGCAAGGACGTCCTGCTGTACCTGGCGGGCGGCGGGTACGCCGGCGGCGCCCCGGCGGTCAACGTCGGGACCCGCGGCCGCGCGGACGGCCGCGTCGAGCAGCAGGTGGTCACGGCCGCCGCGCTCCGCGGCGTCCTGCGCGCGCACCGCACGGTGACGTTCAAGGTGCTGGTCGACGCCCCGTACTCCGGCGCGCTGCTGCCGGTGCTCCGCGCCGAGCCCAACCTGGTGCTGTTCGCGTCCTCCTCGGGGGCCGACCAGGGGAGCTTCACCGCGCTCTCCGACGTGCGCGACGCGTCGGGCGACGCCGTCCGCAACGCCTACAACGCGCGGGGGCACCTCGAGTTCACCAACCGGCAGCTCGCCGGCCTGCGGTGCTTCCTCTCGGACCCCGACGAGGTCGCGGCCGGCGTGCGCGCGAAGGCGGAGGGCCGCACGCGCTCGTTCCTGGCGTGGATGCTCGCCCGCTCGCTCACCCTCTGCACCGACGGCAACCTGACCGACCTGATCGACGGCGCGCCGCGACCGGTCATCGACGTCGACGGCGGCATCCCGACGGGCCCGACCCGCCCGACGCCGGCGCCCGGGCCGGCCGGGCCGGGGAACCGCGCGCCGGTGGCCGTCGGCGAGACCCTCGCCACGCCCGAGGACACCGCGGTGGCGCTCGCGCTCGCCGGCACGGACCCCGACGGCGACCGGCTGACGTCGACGATCGTCGACGGTCCGCGGCACGGCACGCTGAGCGGCGACGCCGCGTCCCGCGTCTACACCCCCGCACGGGACTTCCACGGCCGCGACAGCTTCACCTTCACCGTGTCCGACGGCGCGGCGACGTCCGCGCCCGCGACGGTCGCGATCGACGTGGCGCCCGTGGACGATGCGCCGACCGTCACCCTGGGCGCCGACCCGACGACGTTCGCCGAGGGCGGCGCGCCCGTCGCCGTCGATCCCGGCCTGCGGGTCGCCGACGTCGACGACGAGACGCTCGACGGCGCGACCCTGCGGATCGGCGACGGCCACGACGCCGACGTCGACGCGCTGCTCTTCGCCGACACCGACGCGATCCGCGGCGCCTTCGACGCGGCGACGGGCGAGCTGCGCCTGACGGGCACGGCCCCGGTGGCGGCGTACGAGGCGGCGCTGCGCAGCGTCCGCTTCCGCACCACCGGCCCCGATCCGTCCGGGGCGACGCGCCGGATCGCCGTGACCGTCACCGACGGCGAGCTGGCGAGCGAGCCGGCGGTCCGCGCCGTCGTGGTCGCGACGGTCAACGACGCGCCGGTGCTCGCCGGCGGCGGCACGACGGCGACGTACACGGAGGACGACGACGCCGTCGCCGTGGCCCCCGCCGTCACCGTCACCGACCCCGACAGCCCCCAGCTCGCCCGCGCCACGGTGCGCATCGCCGCCGGACTCGTGGCCGCCGAGGACCGGCTGGAGTACGCGGCGCAGGACGGGATCGCCGGCGCCTACGACGCGCAGAGCGGCACGCTCACGCTGACCGGCGCGGCGCCCCTCGCCGCCTACCAGGCCGCCCTGCGACGGGTGCGGTACCGCGACGCGAACGGCGGCGACCCGGCCACCGCCGCCCGGACCGTCAGCCTGACGGTCGACGACGGGGCCGCGCAGAACGCGACGAGCGCCGCCGAGACCACCACCGTCCAGGTCGTGCCCGTCAACGACGCGCCGTCCGTCGCCGCCGGCGGCGTGGCGTCGCGCTTCACCGAGGGCGGCGCGCCCGTCCCGGTCGACCCCGGCGTGACCGTCGCCGACGTCGACGACGCGCAGCTGCGCGGCGCGACGGTCCGCATCACGGGCGGCGGCACGGCCGCCGAGGACGTGCTCGCCCTGCCGGCCACGCCCGGGCTCTCCGGCGCCTACGACGCGGCCACCGGCACGCTGA comes from Patulibacter sp. SYSU D01012 and encodes:
- a CDS encoding tail fiber protein — encoded protein: MADPFVAEIRVFPFNFAPKGWAVCAGQLLPISQNTALFSLLGTTYGGNGKSTFALPNLQGQAAMHAGQGPGLSLRDLGEQAGEQAVTLLESEIPVHTHTVRASDDDAELQSPTPDRVLARGAPGTPYAPAAATPLVTMAPQALAISGGSLPHNNLSPYLTLNFCIALQGVFPPRP
- a CDS encoding tail fiber protein, which encodes MCAQPYVGEIRLFAGNFAPASWAFCDGQLMQIADNEVLFQLIGTTYGGDGQETFGLPDLRGRVPLHMGQGPGLQSYVIGEAAGVEDVTLTVPQLPSHSHALTASTGPGVAISPQNAVLGASPDVTMYLRDGTTTDLPPATAGPVGGSQPHDNVMPTLTLSYIISLYGIFPSQT
- a CDS encoding tail fiber protein, encoding MAEPFLSELRLMSFNFAPKGWALCNGQLLPINQNQALFALLGTTYGGNGQTNFALPDLRGRTPVSQATDFVLGQRGGEEAHTVTVAEMPQHTHPATATSARGTQAAPGLLAGANNVYRPADALTALSPASVTSAGGGQAHENRQPYLVLTWCIALQGIFPSPN